One Tetrapisispora phaffii CBS 4417 chromosome 3, complete genome DNA segment encodes these proteins:
- the TPHA0C00470 gene encoding uncharacterized protein (similar to Saccharomyces cerevisiae SNF1 (YDR477W); ancestral locus Anc_5.611), which translates to MMSSGDHKSRHGSRHHSSSLLSDGSKIGNYQIVKTLGEGSFGKVKLAFHSTTRQKVALKIINKKVLSKSDMQGRIEREISYLRLLRHPHIIKLYDVIKSKDEIIMVIEYADHELFDYIVQREKMSENEGRRFFQQIISAVEYCHRHKIVHRDLKPENLLLDEHYNVKITDFGLSNIITDGNFLKTSCGSPNYAAPEVISGKLYAGPEVDVWSCGVILYVLLCRRLPFDDESIPTLFKNINNGVYTIPNFLSEGAASLIKKMLIVNPMNRITIGDIIQDPWFKVDLPEYLVPSEKDAIKINGTNNNAENLQNLTAADIDEEAIDILTKTMNYSKEEIYESLQSGDVDTNPSHHEIKEAYLLIKENQNLINTLKKGDNIKQLDTFLSQSPPSFQKYNEQNGTTGMSISKPTHSGKDRRNLNNIPGISDAQRPVHVPSSKHQFIPEENNQQRTYLPKTFPDEDKQADSTITILPSSLPQIHRTNMVSQGLVGTSNVTPLPVKKSKLKWHFGIRSRSYPLDVMSEIYAALKTLGAHWAKPSEEELWTIRVSWRYNNNSTQNRENIPDLMKMIVQLFQIETNNYLVDFKFDGWEFSDGRGVPQGNISEDEIGAFSAYPFLHLTTRLIMELAVNSQG; encoded by the coding sequence ATGATGAGTTCGGGTGATCATAAGAGCAGACACGGGAGTAGGCATCATAGCAGCTCGTTGCTGTCAGATGGTTCTAAAATAGGgaattatcaaattgtAAAGACTTTAGGGGAAGGTTCGTTCGGTAAAGTGAAGTTAGCATTCCATTCTACAACAAGACAGAAGGTTGCGTTGAAGATCATTAATAAGAAAGTGTTGTCAAAGAGTGACATGCAAGGGAGAATTGAAAGAGAAATATCATACTTGAGACTGTTGAGACACCCACATATTATTAAACTGTACGACGTCATTAAATCCAAAGATGAGATTATTATGGTCATTGAATATGCAGACCATGAGCTTTTTGACTACATTGTCCAAAGGGAGAAGATGAGTGAGAATGAAGGGCGTAGGTTTTTCCAACAGATAATTAGTGCTGTGGAGTATTGTCACAGACATAAGATTGTTCATAGAGATTTGAAACCAGAGAATTTACTATTAGATGAACACTACAACGTCAAGATTACAGATTTTGGTTTGTCGAATATCATCACAGATGGcaattttttgaagacTTCATGTGGGTCTCCAAACTATGCAGCTCCAGAAGTTATTAGTGGTAAATTGTATGCTGGTCCAGAGGTCGATGTTTGGTCTTGTGGTGTTATATTGTATGTGCTACTATGTCGTCGTTTACCATTCGATGATGAAAGTATTCCCACactttttaaaaatattaacaatggTGTTTATACAATCCCAAACTTCTTGAGTGAGGGTGCAGCAagtttaattaaaaaaatgttgaTTGTCAATCCAATGAACAGAATAACTATTGGTGATATTATTCAAGATCCATGGTTCAAAGTTGACTTGCCAGAGTATTTGGTACCTAGTGAAAAGGATGCCATCAAAATAAATGGTACTAACAATAATGCTGAGAATCTACAGAATCTAACAGCTGCGGATATTGATGAGGAGGCAATAGACATTTTAACAAAAACAATGAACTATAGCAAAGAAGAAATCTACGAATCTTTACAATCCGGCGATGTTGATACCAATCCAAGTCATCACGAAATCAAGGAAGCATATTTGTTAATCAAGGAAAACCAAAACTTAATAAATACTTTAAAGAAAGGTGATAATATTAAGCAACTTGATACCTTCTTATCTCAATCACCACCTTCTTTCCAAAAATACAATGAACAAAATGGCACAACTGGTATGAGTATCTCCAAACCGACTCATTCCGGGAAGGATAGAAGAAACctaaataatattccaGGCATTTCTGATGCGCAGAGACCGGTACATGTACCTTCATCTAAGCATCAATTTATTccagaagaaaataatcaaCAAAGAACCTACTTGCCGAAAACATTCCCAGATGAAGACAAACAAGCCGATTCTACTATCACTATTCTACCTTCTTCTTTACCTCAAATACATAGAACAAATATGGTCTCACAAGGTTTGGTAGGTACCTCCAATGTGACTCCATTGCCAGTCAAGAAATCTAAGCTCAAATGGCATTTTGGTATCAGATCCAGATCATACCCATTAGATGTCATGAGTGAAATTTACGCCGCGTTGAAAACATTAGGAGCCCACTGGGCTAAACCATCCGAAGAAGAGCTGTGGACCATACGAGTAAGTTGGAGGTACAACAACAACTCCACTCAAAACAGAGAAAATATTCCagatttaatgaaaatgattgttcaattgtttcaaatcgaaacaaataattatttagttgattttaaattcgATGGATGGGAATTTAGTGATGGCAGAGGAGTTCCTCAAGGAAACATTTCGGAAGACGAAATAGGAGCCTTCTCAGCTTATCCATTCCTACACTTAACAACTAGATTAATCATGGAACTGGCAGTAAATAGTCAAGGTTAA
- the HST3 gene encoding NAD-dependent histone deacetylase HST3 (similar to Saccharomyces cerevisiae HST3 (YOR025W); ancestral locus Anc_5.612), with product MMTTTSPEASRSSSFNFADKFSLQSERVVSIMELESSNETLQRINKALNRSRKIAVLTGAGISCNAGIPDFRSSTGLYDLVKSQYPELTIRTGQEMFDISLFRDEMKIQVFATFMEKLYTSTRLAKPTKTHRFIAHLRNRNKLLRCYTQNIDGLEELLGLEMSKKEMESKTNGFVNRWKNFDVVQLHGDLNSLACTRCFHTFEWNRFLARSFRRGELPSCPECLANNAKRTQEGKRNLGLAGFLRPNIVLYGENHQSSEFISQGINYDISKGRPDFLIIMGTSLKVDGVKRVVKTMSKQIHEKGGIVILVNKTILADSQWAGIIDYQIVSDCDSWVSYLEKDIPELFKTQEQFDKLRQLKREASQLRKQKKLQNESKKEDATLMLKTPPTTPQAKELQSIIIAKDETDNVKRKLLEEEIDVKVNLNKKIKV from the coding sequence ATGATGACAACCACGTCTCCCGAGGCGTCAAGGTCGTCGAGTTTTAATTTCGCTGATAAGTTCAGTTTACAATCTGAAAGAGTGGTTTCAATTATGGAATTGGAGTCGTCAAATGAAACTCTTCAAAGAATTAATAAGGCATTGAATAGGTCAAGAAAAATTGCAGTACTGACCGGTGCTGGTATTTCTTGTAATGCAGGTATTCCTGATTTTAGATCATCAACGGGTCTTTATGATCTGGTTAAGTCACAATATCCAGAATTAACAATTAGAACAGGTCAGGAAATGTTTGATATTTCATTGTTTAGAGATGAAATGAAGATTCAAGTGTTTGCAACATTCATGGAAAAATTGTATACTAGCACTAGACTGGCTAAACCAACAAAAACCCACAGATTCATCGCTCATTTAAGAAATAGGAATAAACTATTACGTTGTTATACTCAAAATATCGATGGTTTGGAAGAACTTTTAGGTTTGGAGATGTCTAAGAAAGAAATGGAAAGTAAAACTAACGGTTTTGTTAACAGATGGAAGAATTTTGATGTTGTTCAGTTGCATGGTGATTTGAATTCCTTAGCATGCACAAGATGTTTTCACACCTTTGAATGGAATAGGTTCTTAGCAAGATCATTTAGAAGAGGTGAATTGCCAAGTTGTCCGGAATGTTTAGCAAACAATGCAAAGAGAACTCAAGAAGGTAAGAGAAACCTGGGCTTGGCTGGGTTTCTCAGACcaaatattgttttgtACGGTGAAAATCACCAATCCTCAGAATTCATTTCACAAGGTATAAACTATGATATCTCTAAAGGTAGACctgattttttaattatcaTGGGTACCAGTTTAAAAGTCGATGGTGTTAAGAGAGTCGTTAAGACAATGAGTAAACAAATTCATGAAAAAGGTGGTATTGTCATACTAGTAAATAAAACTATATTAGCTGATTCTCAATGGGCTGGGATTATAGATTATCAAATCGTAAGTGACTGTGATTCATGGGTATCATATTTGGAAAAAGATATTCCAGAATTGTTTAAGACTCAAGAGCAATTTGACAAGTTGCGACAACTGAAAAGAGAAGCTAGTCAGTTACGtaaacaaaagaaattacAGAACGAATCAAAGAAAGAGGATGCAACACTAATGTTAAAGACTCCGCCAACTACACCACAGGCAAAAGAATTGCAGTCGATAATAATAGCTAAAGATGAAACAGATAACGTTAAAAGAAAACTGCTCGAGGAAGAAATTGACGTTAAAGTTAAtttgaacaaaaaaataaaggtATAA
- the SNM1 gene encoding Snm1p (similar to Saccharomyces cerevisiae SNM1 (YDR478W); ancestral locus Anc_5.613), with product MNREAKENYRDIQLRKKYNSIHKLAELGLSELSGLYLTSFYNSSKRYNVILPQQIVSDGSKFCGKCGCLRVPNHNVLISSEELNIRFTCLKCGDIKLFERRSNRPVTKEEIEHDFVATWPSDKKNRYKFEC from the coding sequence ATGAATAGAGAAGCTAAAGAAAACTATAGGGATATTCAACTACGAAAAAAGTATAATTCAATACACAAGTTGGCTGAATTAGGTTTAAGCGAACTATCAGGGTTATATTTGACGTCTTTCTATAACTCAAGTAAAAGATACAATGTTATACTTCCTCAGCAAATAGTTAGCGATGGTTCTAAATTTTGCGGGAAATGTGGTTGTTTGAGAGTTCCAAACCACAACGTTTTAATTAGTAGCGAAGAACTCAATATTCGATTTACATGTTTGAAATGTGGAGAtatcaaattatttgaaagaagaagTAATCGACCAGTGACCAAAGAAGAGATTGAACATGATTTTGTTGCAACATGGCCAAgtgataaaaaaaatagatataAGTTTGAATGCTAA
- the CIN5 gene encoding Cin5p (similar to Saccharomyces cerevisiae YAP6 (YDR259C) and CIN5 (YOR028C); ancestral locus Anc_5.619), whose protein sequence is MNINHIKNENMSNTMVSTLNPMSPNNNVMQSPYYSLPKITPSLIYNNNNSSNNATANNNASLNPKSFSRNEAYQVHAHPSQQQQQQQQHSMSITPPPQNQLQPNQHPHMQEKLAYMQQPNTYQQMALPSFYKTTNYTQSQPPPPPQQIQTQQIQTQQIQAQQPQSQLQHTQAQPLSMVSPGQPLMQQNKPVVSTTPMYNMQTISRSTTPVSLSSKFNGGEIINENGHLIGKSGKPLRNTKRAAQNRNAQKAFRQRKEKYIKKLEFKAKNFDQLALENESLKLEVVKLQEIIKKLQEAISNR, encoded by the coding sequence ATGAACATCAACCATATTAAGAATGAAAACATGTCAAATACCATGGTCTCGACATTGAACCCGATGTCACCAAACAATAACGTTATGCAAAGTCCATACTATTCATTACCAAAAATAACGCCTTCATTAATTTacaataacaacaatagtAGCAATAATGCCACTGCAAATAATAACGCTAGTTTAAATCCAAAGTCATTTTCGCGCAATGAGGCATACCAAGTCCATGCTCATCCTTCtcaacagcaacagcaacagcagcaaCATAGTATGTCCATCACGCCGCCACCTCAAAATCAATTGCAACCAAATCAACATCCCCATATGCAAGAAAAGTTGGCTTACATGCAGCAACCAAATACATACCAACAAATGGCGCTTCCTTCATTTTACAAAACTACAAATTACACACAATCTCAACCACCACCGCCACCACAACAAATACAGACACAACAAATACAGACACAACAAATACAAGCACAACAGCCACAGAGTCAACTACAACACACACAAGCACAACCTTTATCTATGGTTTCTCCAGGACAACCTTTAATGCAACAGAACAAACCAGTGGTATCGACAACGCCCATGTACAACATGCAAACTATTTCTCGCTCAACCACCCCAGtttctctttcttcaaaGTTTAATGGTGGTGAGataattaatgaaaatggtCATTTAATAGGAAAATCGGGGAAACCATTGCGCAATACTAAAAGAGCTGCTCAAAATAGAAACGCACAAAAGGCTTTTAGgcaaagaaaagaaaaatatattaagaaaTTAGAATTTAAAGCTAAAAATTTCGATCAATTGGCATTGGAAAATGAATCACTAAAACTAGAGGTGGTCAAATTacaagaaataataaaaaagttgCAAGAAGCTATCTCAAATCGCTAA